From the genome of Paludisphaera rhizosphaerae, one region includes:
- a CDS encoding bacteriohemerythrin, whose amino-acid sequence MAIVWNQERMTTGVDVIDREHQELIRRFNEFHDAMAHGQGRDAASRLLSFIVDYTETHFAHEEKCMAELRCPAAAANLAAHNALRRDVAEIKTHLKADGLPLVDLVKIERTLGDWLQRHICSIDVKLRECVRR is encoded by the coding sequence ATGGCGATCGTCTGGAACCAAGAGCGGATGACTACGGGCGTCGATGTGATCGATCGGGAGCACCAGGAGCTGATCCGACGCTTCAACGAGTTCCACGACGCCATGGCCCACGGCCAGGGCCGCGACGCCGCATCGCGGTTGCTCTCCTTCATCGTCGACTACACCGAGACGCACTTCGCCCACGAGGAGAAGTGCATGGCCGAACTCCGGTGCCCCGCCGCCGCCGCGAATCTCGCCGCCCACAACGCGCTTCGCCGCGACGTCGCCGAGATCAAAACGCACCTGAAGGCCGACGGCCTCCCCCTCGTCGACCTCGTCAAAATCGAACGCACCCTGGGCGACTGGCTCCAGCGCCACATCTGCTCGATCGACGTGAAGCTCCGCGAGTGCGTCAGGCGTTAG